The genomic stretch AAAGATCCATTAAGGATGAGATGAGGTACCAAATGCCTCATATCaagtagaaaattaaaataaacgtTACCGACAAGTCCATAATTATCATtcttaattttatattaaaaagcTTCGTTATGCTTCAATTTCAAAACCCAACAAACTTGATTATGCCAACTTGTCAAGCTAACAATCTCAATCTCATAGAAATGACTCATTTAAGGCAACCCCCACacttcatcctctctctctctctctctctcgtatgTTTGAAGCTTAGTATAGCCCGGTGTACACGGAAAGATATAAAGATCAGAATTACTGACTTTTGTTGTCTTTTCTCATAAATTAAATGATGATGAATCAATTTTTTCATGCGCCAAGGTAACTTGAgttgctttctttctttgaagAATGTCCTTAATAAATACTACTTTATATTCTCTTTCTTGCAATCTATCTTAATCTATTGCTACTCTTTTCTCAATCAAATGACTTTTTCTAATCAATCTTAATGCACTGGGAGGGACCGCAGTCTTGTTGATCCAGCCGTATGTCTTGCTCAATACCAGGgcaacaaatttttttcataTGGTGCCGTTCATGCCACGACAGGCCTAATCACTATTGTCATTTTCACTTGGGCAATGTTTGTTTcgttataaaaatatttttttaataattttatgtTGGAATGTATATTGGGTATATTTGTGTTGGGGTTTCATCCGAAACCAATGATTCTATATCGGATGTGAATAATAATCCAATATGAATACATATAAGAACTTGAACATTCTCTCCTTAACAACTAATTTTTAAGAACGAGTTCTAATTAAGTCCCAATGTACAACTTAAACATGATTGAGTCTAACCAAATAATAGGGACGGAGTCCTCAATACTACCTTACTAAGTGTAACATATCTAGTCGATATGTGCCATGAAGCACGCAATGGCTGATCATTATGGATAACATTATCCATGTTCCACCAAGTTAAATTAGTAAATTTGTGCGTAGAATTGGGGTTTTCGCATCACTTACAGATTTATTTAGGCATGGTGATGTCAAATTATAATATGAGTTTAAGTGGATAATGCCATAATTTGGATTGATTATGTTAGTTGAGCTCAATACACTCTTGCGCGTGTATTGACCATAGAATTGTGTAGTTAGTGTCCCAATCGTGATGACTCCCTCATCACGTTAGGCCGAGCTGAGCACAACTAGAAGAACAAAAGATAGGGACTGGCGCGATGTAGGCTTCCTCTTCAGTCTTGGTTCACGATTTGAGTCTTCATTAATTGATTGGCCCGATAACGGTGACAGTGTTTGGTTCCAGTATTGGGTCTCACTCTTTGGACTTCGGTCTACCGGACCTTGTTTCACTCACCGCCTTTCTCACTTCTACTTACCAGCCATATCATACAACTCGAACTTGCCACAAACGCTAGAGCATGTCTAATTGCTCCTCCGCCGGGGCTTTGCACCCCTATTAGATTAGAGCTTTCGCGTTGGTCGTTGACGTGATAGGCTTCCAGTATCTTCTGCAATATTTATTCAATAGATGTGAAAGTATGTTCTAAAACATAAATTGGGTTGAAACTCTAAATTAGAATGAAGAGAGCATTTGGGAATAACATATATAACGAAAAGGGAGAGAGTTTTCCTACACTCGTATAAgatgattcatccatcatcTTAGGGTTTACAAACCCCCATaggattttagtattttttttcccaaaatacccttttgatACCTTCTTGTGCCCATCTGAAGCGCTACGGTGAATGGATTTATATTCGCCATGACTTTAGGAAAACTCAATCTATAAAAGCTCATTATTTCGAAAGGAGAATGGAAAAACTTTGAATTTTCTCAGAATAAGAAAAATTGCAAAACATTCCTCAAAAGATGTCATGGTTGATAACGATGCACATTCGTTTGACAACGTCCAACGAAAGCTCTTCTGGAAaattaattatattatatagtTTTATCCAAGTACTGATTATAAAAATGGAGAAGGTTCCCCACAACACCAGTCTCAAGGGGATTTGCATTCCACACCAATGACAACATGCAAAATGGTATCATTCACATAGGAAGTGGTCTAAATAAGAGAGAAACTAATAAAGAATTCCATATGAGAGGAAAATAGTACTCAGGCGTCATGGCAATTCCTTTCCCTAATAAAATCTAGCTCATCCAACATATATTGTTTAACATAAGTTGTTTCAATCAACATCGTGATAGTCAATTTCAGTTTAATTTTTAGGCAACAAATCCAAAattgcgtgagagagagagagagagaaatccaaATCTCTCGATCAATTGAACTATTACTACTAATATTTGATAGTTAGGATTTCCATCAATAGGTAAAATATCTCAAGGAAGATCCAGAGCCCCTTAAAACTTACTTTCTTGTTTAGAGACACTAACCTCTTGAAAAGGGCAAAAAACCCATTGGTGATTTgactttgttgatgatttattttttccttaccTGATAGTATGAATGGTCATTTCTTGTGACTATGAGTAGTCGAAGTTCAAAACAAAACCATGGGGTGTGAGATATGCCACTAAGACTTTCTACATCTAATGACTCTAGCTAGTACATTCTAAAACCTTTAATTTCCTTCTCATTTTTGCTCCATTTCAGAAGTTATAAGGAAGCTAAgctaagaagaagaaattgcagTACAACTTTCAGAAACCTACACAAGAAGATTCCTCATAATATATTATCAACTTcacaatgaagaaagaaaacagTGCAGATGAAGTGTtgaggtggaaaaaaaaaacttgcactTCAAATCAATATCTAATACACATTGGATCCACTGAATATGATAGCTGGATTTAATGGACTAAACATTGCTTATTTTTAGTCATATATCCAATTAGCTATAGGCTAACATCAGCTCAAGCAAGTCATTTATCATCTTCATTAAGGACCAATAATCactattttcattttctctagAAGAAAACCTTTGGACCCTCCCTATTCTATCTCCTCTTTGCCAACTATGGCATAATCAATGGGTCTGGCTGGTGCATGAGTTCACCTTGAGGGTTGCCATTGGACTCTAGAGTACCTATTGACTGGGCATTGCTTCAAGTCTAAGGCCCATTCAGACATATTGGGTTGGGCCAGGGCTCGATTAAAGGTTGCCACCTGTTTAAGTTGGGCTAAGTAAAACAACccatttatttctctttttaaaaAAGGGTGTAAGATTTTAATTAAGTAATGTGTAACTAAAGTCACTGTTAGAGAACATCTTTTAGGTAATCTTTGTGTAAAAATTATATGATCGAATTTTCCTCAAGCCATGGTGTGGAGGGAATTCCTTCATCGATGGCCATCATTGCATTTGGATGGGTGCCAAAGAACAGTGAGAGGCATTCAAACCTGCAACAAATAGGGGGAAGGGTGTAATAATGATGGTAGATTTGTGGGGTTTTCCCCGTCACTGTGAGTGAAGAAAACCTTTCAGTAAAATTATGAAATCTTGCCtgaaatttttccttttacatGGGTTTTACTTTGAAATAAGCAAGGGTTAACACTTTTGATACCTTACTGTTTTATGAGAAGGAAGATGAGTGAAAAACTTCTTAATTATACACCATGAATCTCATTGGGAATAGGTCAGTCACGGCACCCACTCAATTCCATGCATCACAGCCTAAGCATGAAGCAGTAAACCTACCTTTTGGCtagaagaaatcaagaaaaaaaaacttacccGGCAGAATCTGTTGAAGCCTAAGGCATCAAAAACATAAAACTCCTCCCATACTCATGCAAGTAATCGTGGGACTAgtggtgtcaatcggtcggtccggctcagttttggtctgggttgagtcggtttcggtgtgggaaagccaaaaccaaaaccgaaccaataaggaaattctggtttcggtttggttttggtttcggtgcgatttggtttcggtttgtcttcagtttcttaaatcgatttgtaaccgagttgattttggtttttggttcagtttggattcgactttccatacaaatgtatacaaaactaggcaaattttgattttttttaatgaattttggaggtctcagtttcttaccggtttggtttcagtttcggtctgggttttgagccgattcggtttcaggttcatccggtttccggtgcgattcgatttggttttggggttgcaatactccaaaccgaaccaaaccaataaggcttcggtttgaTTCGGTCTATGTTCTTATCGGTTTGATCTGgacggttttaccggttcggtttaggaattgacacccctacgtgGGACATTAAGACCTACATCTACTGTTTTCACTTGTGGTGGGCTTAGCTGAGTCAATTGGAAGATTATTGACTAATGGACTTTGTTGGATGGAGAACCCAATACAGGAAGTGGTCTCTTTGATGGAAAAAGGAGCTTTCCAGTTAACGGCCTTAAAAATTAAAGCATTATCTGGGCCTATTAGTAATTATACTCATCATGGAAGAGGCATCAATTGTTTTGTTCGACATAATTAGCTCTTACTCTCAATGTATAAATTGGTAGCAATATCCATTTGTTACTAACCCTAATCATTCAATAGAGAAGAGAGTAAACAAGACCCGATATAATGAAGATCTGAGCTTCTTCGAGGAGGATTCGATCTAgaactgtttcttcccaaattCTATGGTTTTCGGTTgattctctctcatttttttaccAAGTATGAGAATCGGGAACTGAACCATGTAGAAACCAGAATATATAGTAACTGAATTGAACAGAATCAGTACAAGTCGATTTTTCGAATCAAGGCAAAACTTGGTCTGGGTTTGGGATCACAACAATACTTCATAGAACCGAATCAAATACTTAGTTCTGAAACCAATTTACGCCCTTCCTTTCATGATCCATGGGTTCAGACATAAAGGATGGTGAAATGATGTCCACCACCCCTCCCAGAACTCAGAAAAGCCCTGATGCAGCCCATGTGGGGCCCCTTTAAACAGGGAAAAAGAGCACTATTTAGCCGTGTGGCTCCTGCGCTTAGTTACAGGTGCAAGCTAAACTTATATATACTGCGTTTGGGCAATGGGAAGTGGGAACTGGAATTTGACGGGTTTCTGGTATCGTATTGAGTATTGAATGGTTTTACATGATTTTAGAGCAGTGATGCATTCAAGCTCAATATCGATGCGTAAATGGCGTCTATCGCGTCATCGCTGCTAAGCCTTAATAGAAAAGCACGAGCCCTGCTTGTCATTTACTCCCGCATATCAGAGCAAAACAACGGATACCATCATCTATGTTGGTTTTCCAAACCCTTCAGTTCATGGGCTTTGGCCATAAAAAGAGCTTCCTCTCCTTACAATGCCTTAAGAATCTATACTCAAATGCAGCGCCAATCCATCCCATTCGATAGCCACTCTATCTTATTCACATTGAAGTCTTGTACCCATTTGCTGAACCTTCCTCTTATCCGTCATCTACATTCCCATCTCCTCAAAATCGGCTTCAATTCTCATGTCTATGTTGCTACGTCGCTTCTGTATGCCTACGTTGTTGTTTCGTTCGATGATGCACGTTTACTGTTCGATGAAATTCCTGAGAAAAATACTGTCACTTGGAATACTATGATCACTGGTTATTTCAAGTTGGGCAACGTTGAGAAAGCTCGTTTGGTATTTGAAAGTATGCCTGATAGAGACCTTGCGTCATGGTCTGCCATGATCTCCGGGTATATGGGTCTTGACGACTGGGAACGAGGGATGGCACTCTTTCGTGAATTGATGGTAAATGAGCTTTCTAAACCTGACCAAGTGACCTTAGGTTCGATTTTATCAGGTTGTGCCCATATGGGTTCTCTTGGGTTATTGGTGGGCAAATCAATACATGGTTTCACGGTGAAGAACGAGTGGGAATTGAATGTGGCGCTTGGGACAGTTCTGCTCGACATGTATGCCAAATGTGGATTTTTGAAGAGCAGTTACCTGATTTTC from Macadamia integrifolia cultivar HAES 741 chromosome 11, SCU_Mint_v3, whole genome shotgun sequence encodes the following:
- the LOC122093532 gene encoding pentatricopeptide repeat-containing protein At5g66520-like; translation: MASIASSLLSLNRKARALLVIYSRISEQNNGYHHLCWFSKPFSSWALAIKRASSPYNALRIYTQMQRQSIPFDSHSILFTLKSCTHLLNLPLIRHLHSHLLKIGFNSHVYVATSLLYAYVVVSFDDARLLFDEIPEKNTVTWNTMITGYFKLGNVEKARLVFESMPDRDLASWSAMISGYMGLDDWERGMALFRELMVNELSKPDQVTLGSILSGCAHMGSLGLLVGKSIHGFTVKNEWELNVALGTVLLDMYAKCGFLKSSYLIFERMQERNVLSWSAMICGLAHNGCAEEALSMFEKMKEAGIRPNEITFIGILSACTHAGLVDEGQQHFCSMVQEYGLEPRIQNYGCMVDLLGKAGLLEEAYEVIKTMKLEPNAIVWSSFLAACKLHKQFEMAERMIEQVLQVVKPENDGGVYSLICDIYVLNEKWEDAERVRNLMANQNVKKVRGSSFIRSGATWI